The uncultured Dysgonomonas sp. genome contains the following window.
GCACCACCGATAAGTCCGCCGTCGATATCCGGACATGCGAACAATTCTTTTGCATTTCCGCCATTTGCACTACCTCCATAAAGGATAGAAGTGTTATCAGCTACTTCTTTACCATACTTATCTGTGATAATCTGACGGATGTAAGCATGCATTTCCTGAGCCTGAGCTGATGTAGCTGTAAGGCCTGTACCAATAGCCCAAACCGGTTCGTAAGCTATAACGATTTTAGAGAAATCTTCTGCCGAAAGTTCGAATAATGCATCTACAGTTTGTTTTTTAACTACATCGAAATGCACATTTTTCTCTCTTTCATCTTTAGTTTCACCTATACAGAAAATAGGGCTAAGGCCATTTGCCAATGCAAGTAATACTTTTTCTTTCAGGATAGCATCTGTTTCTCCGTAATATGTACGGCGTTCAGAGTGTCCAAGGATAACATATTTTGCACCGGTAGATGCTACCATAGCAGCCGACACTTCTCCGGTATAAGCACCAGAAGCTTTATCTGCACAATTTTGTGCGGCAACTCCCAATTTAGTAGATGATGCAACACTAGCAAGATGAATAAATGGTGTTCCGATAATTACATCACATTTCAATGTCTTACCTGCCAACGCAGCTTCCAGGTCTTTAGCAAAAGCTACTCCTTCCTGTAGGTTCTTATTCATTTTCCAGTTTCCTGCAACAATGTTCTTTCTCATAATTAAAGCGTTTTATTTATATTATTATACTGAATTTATTCTTCGGCTTCCTTCCGGGCTTCCTCCTTTTTCTTTCTCCGCCTGAAAAACAGGAAATCCAGCCCTTTAAGACCGAGCAAAGGCAATGCGAAAGCTACACTTATACAAAAGAGGTTTTTCTTACCCTGTCTTTCGGTGTCTATTAGCTGACCATAAGGCAATTCCTCCAAAGGCTTTATCAAGTCTTCCTCAGCAGGAACTTCTACATTTGCCCATTTATTGATTACCACTCCGTCTTTCAGTAATATCATTCCCGGATTGGAACGCACAATGGTTTTTATGGCCCGTTCGTCCATCGTACAGAATTTGAAGTTTATAACGTTTTCTTTCGACCAGCGTAATATTTCATCTGTAGCGGACGATGTTACACAATAGAATTTATATCCTCCGTAATCCGCATAATTGTTTACATCCTCAAAGTTGCTGAGATACCATGTACTCATATCTTCAAGAGACGGCGACAACATCAGAAATACATAACTGCTGTCGGACAATATATCAGCCGTAATATCATTTTGGGCTATAACCTCAGACTTCTTTGCATCAAAAAAGAGTTCAGTTATCACGAAATCCTTTATCTTCGAAGTCTCACCTTCTTTCAGCACTTTGGTCTCCATCCTCACAAAGACCCAGGTACTGTCTTCCCATGGATAATTCTCCTCTGTAAATTCTTTTTCCACTCCGTCTTTGGCATAGACCAGCATCGATACTTCTTCCCTGCCCTTACCTTCTTCCACCCCCATCTGCTCGGGAATGGATGCCCCTATTTTGTATGGGCGGAAATCAAATAGCGGCTCATATATGTAATTACGGAATGTGAATAAACTGATAAAAATAATTATATATAGGAATGCCAGCCAATAAGTTTTACCTGTGAAGAAGTTGCTAATCCGTTCACAATACCTGAATACTATAATGGAACATATCAGCAGCACTATATTCTTATAAAACGTTTGCCAGTTGGTAATCACCAGTGCGTCTCCGAAACAACCGCAATCTTCTACAGGGTCGGCAATGGCCAGATAAAGCGTAAGGATGGTCATAAAAACCATAACCACGAATGTAAGCCGGGAATTCCAACGGCGGTAAAGTCCGAACAACATACAAGCTCCCATTGCAAATTCGACTATACTCTGTAAGGCCGAAAGCGGAAAGGAAAAGAAGGTAAGAGAGGTAAGATTAAACGCTGCAAAATAGTCGTCTATCTTATATGCCGTACCATAAGGATCTACGGCTTTTACAAACCCGGAAAAAATAAAGGTTACCCCGAGAATAACCCTGGAAACCTCTGTTAATATCTTTATCCCAATATCCTTTTTACTCATTAGCAGTTTAGTTTTCGCTATCGGGAAATTCAAGTTTTATAAGCCCGAACAACGAATAATTAATCATATCCATATAGTTGGCATCGACACCTTCCGATACAATTGTCTGACCTTTGTTCTCTTCTATTTGCTTTGTCCTGTATATTTTCGTCAGAATAAGATCTGTGTAAGAGCTGATGCGCATAGCCCGCCAGGCTTCATCATAATCATGGTTTTTCGCATACATCAACTCTTTAGTCTGGGTCATATGCTTATCATATAACGCCAGAACCTGCTCTTCGTTCAAATCCACACTATCTGAGAATCCGAGTTCGAGTTGAATAAGCCCTATGATACCATAGTTGACAATACCGATAAATTCAGGAGCGATACCTTCATCTATAAGGCTTACGCCTTTTTCTTCAATGCTCCTTATACGTTTCGCCTTGATCAGAATCTGGTCTGTAACCGACTGAGGGCGAAGGATTCGCCACGATGCTCCATAATCTTTCAGCTTTTTAGCAAAAAGGTTGCGACATATCGCAATCACCTGCTCAAACTGCGCTTTGGTATCTGCCATGTTAATATCTCTATTTTTCAGGGGACAAAGGTATGAAAAAATGTTTAATCTATGCTTTGCTTCATTTGTCATTTAATTTTTATGAATACCTACGACATAAAAAGTAACATTTTTTCAGTTAATATCATTCTCATGCAGAGGCACTAAAGCACAAAAAGGTAACAAAAGTAACACATATTTCAGCTTTTAGCTGATAGCTATTAGCCACGCACTTAAGCTATCGCATAAGTAACTTTACGGTAAACAGTATTCTCATACAAAGACACAAATTCCAGCCCATCATCATACTTACGTTTATTAACTACATTTAGTTAAAACCTGACATATCTGACAGAATTTTCATCGTTTTCTTCTTGTCATTTTCACGTTCGTTAACCATAAATAATCAAAAGGTAACAACCAACGGTCACAGGAGCGAAACGTATGTAAAAGTAACACGGAAAACAATTAATAATTAGCTTGCTGAGCAGAGCAAAGTCTCCCATCTGTGAACAGTCGTCAGTTAGCAGTTAACAACTTGTACCTTGTGTCTTGTTTACTCGTATCTCATATAACTTTCAACCTATTACTTATCCCAATACATCAAAGAACTATAAGCTGTTAGCT
Protein-coding sequences here:
- the tpiA gene encoding triose-phosphate isomerase, encoding MRKNIVAGNWKMNKNLQEGVAFAKDLEAALAGKTLKCDVIIGTPFIHLASVASSTKLGVAAQNCADKASGAYTGEVSAAMVASTGAKYVILGHSERRTYYGETDAILKEKVLLALANGLSPIFCIGETKDEREKNVHFDVVKKQTVDALFELSAEDFSKIVIAYEPVWAIGTGLTATSAQAQEMHAYIRQIITDKYGKEVADNTSILYGGSANGGNAKELFACPDIDGGLIGGASLDVEKFIPVIEGF
- a CDS encoding BT_3928 family protein; the encoded protein is MSKKDIGIKILTEVSRVILGVTFIFSGFVKAVDPYGTAYKIDDYFAAFNLTSLTFFSFPLSALQSIVEFAMGACMLFGLYRRWNSRLTFVVMVFMTILTLYLAIADPVEDCGCFGDALVITNWQTFYKNIVLLICSIIVFRYCERISNFFTGKTYWLAFLYIIIFISLFTFRNYIYEPLFDFRPYKIGASIPEQMGVEEGKGREEVSMLVYAKDGVEKEFTEENYPWEDSTWVFVRMETKVLKEGETSKIKDFVITELFFDAKKSEVIAQNDITADILSDSSYVFLMLSPSLEDMSTWYLSNFEDVNNYADYGGYKFYCVTSSATDEILRWSKENVINFKFCTMDERAIKTIVRSNPGMILLKDGVVINKWANVEVPAEEDLIKPLEELPYGQLIDTERQGKKNLFCISVAFALPLLGLKGLDFLFFRRRKKKEEARKEAEE
- a CDS encoding DUF1599 domain-containing protein — its product is MADTKAQFEQVIAICRNLFAKKLKDYGASWRILRPQSVTDQILIKAKRIRSIEEKGVSLIDEGIAPEFIGIVNYGIIGLIQLELGFSDSVDLNEEQVLALYDKHMTQTKELMYAKNHDYDEAWRAMRISSYTDLILTKIYRTKQIEENKGQTIVSEGVDANYMDMINYSLFGLIKLEFPDSEN